One part of the Macrobrachium rosenbergii isolate ZJJX-2024 chromosome 3, ASM4041242v1, whole genome shotgun sequence genome encodes these proteins:
- the LOC136851607 gene encoding uncharacterized protein yields the protein MRSVFPPSREDLEKLPDSTPARIVANRTPIRTYGTTTQTSSILGRRYHWPFVITDVKFPLLGTDFLGHHGLLVDIARQRLIDTGTCHSHQLSTGLGMPTICSTTPNGYTSLLQEFPDLFKPELRQSPGASAKHGIFHHITTTGPPTHAKFRQLSLQKLQDTKRAFEEIEMMGACKKHQACGLLLHMVKETDGSWTWNYQRLKLTTPDH from the coding sequence ATGCGGTCGGTCTTCCCACCATCCAGGGAAGATTTAGAAAAATTACCTGACTCGACACCCGCCCGCATAGTAGCAAACAGAACTCCCATCCGCACGTATGGCACGACAACCCAGACTAGCTCAATTCTGGgacgcagataccactggcctttcgtcatcaCGGATGtaaagttccccctgctgggcacagatttcctaggacaccacGGACTTCTAGTCGACATTGCAAGACAGCGCCTCatcgacacaggaacctgccactcccatcAGCTCTCCACTGGACttggaatgcccaccatctgctccacaaCCCCCAAcggctacacgtccctcctacaggagttcccggacttattcaaaccagagctacgccagtcacctggggcttcagcaaagcacggtatcttccatcacatcaccacgacgggcccaccaacccatgccaagttccgacaaCTGTCCCTACAGAAGTTACAAGACACCAAACGGGCCTTTGAAGAGATTGAAATGATGGGCGCCTGTAAAAAGCATCAAGCCTGTGGGCTTCTCCTCCATATGGTAAAAGAAACTGATGGTTCATGGACTTGGAACTATCAGCGCTTGAAactaacaacaccagaccactag